Proteins from a single region of Corynebacterium pseudogenitalium:
- a CDS encoding HAD-IIA family hydrolase, whose protein sequence is MALGSLAHQYDVLLFDLDGTVWEGGRALDNAVSSIIECGVTPFYITNNASRPSALVAEMLGDIGLECSSEEIITSAEAALELARPLLKEDDPILVLGAQSFKDLVSGAGYRVVSSADDAPVAVLQGHCPETGWRELSEAALAIHNGAVYLASNLDTSLPMERGLMVGNGSMVAAVTSATGVVPEAAGKPEPAMFHQAVKLSGATRALAVGDRLDTDIAGGNRAGMDTLQVLTGVSGPYALLAAKPVERPTYIGDDLRSLLADAESLRPGAQGGFVAKLQGDTLLLNGGAASSSPTEALRTALAVAWSAEAEVRVVEPVSQWAQKAVESWW, encoded by the coding sequence CGGTTTCCAGCATCATCGAATGTGGTGTGACACCTTTCTACATCACGAATAATGCATCCCGGCCTTCGGCCCTCGTCGCCGAAATGCTTGGTGATATTGGGCTAGAGTGCTCGAGTGAGGAGATTATTACCTCAGCAGAGGCAGCTTTGGAGCTAGCGCGACCCCTGTTGAAAGAGGATGATCCCATCCTTGTTCTTGGTGCGCAGTCGTTCAAAGACTTGGTTTCTGGGGCCGGTTATCGCGTAGTCTCTAGTGCTGACGACGCACCAGTTGCGGTGTTACAAGGGCACTGCCCGGAAACTGGGTGGCGTGAGCTGTCTGAAGCAGCGTTGGCGATTCACAACGGGGCGGTCTACTTGGCTTCAAACCTTGATACTTCCTTGCCGATGGAGCGGGGGCTTATGGTCGGTAACGGCTCGATGGTGGCGGCGGTGACGTCAGCAACCGGCGTTGTCCCAGAGGCGGCCGGAAAGCCAGAACCGGCTATGTTCCATCAGGCTGTGAAGCTGTCGGGTGCTACGCGAGCGTTGGCGGTCGGTGACCGTTTAGATACCGATATTGCCGGTGGAAATCGTGCGGGGATGGATACGTTGCAGGTACTTACAGGTGTGTCTGGTCCTTATGCTTTGTTGGCGGCTAAGCCGGTGGAGCGCCCGACATATATTGGTGATGACTTGCGTAGCCTCTTGGCAGATGCGGAGAGCTTGCGGCCGGGAGCACAGGGCGGTTTCGTGGCGAAGCTGCAAGGAGATACGCTCCTGCTTAACGGTGGTGCTGCATCTTCTTCGCCTACGGAGGCCTTGCGAACGGCTCTGGCTGTTGCGTGGTCTGCAGAGGCCGAAGTACGAGTGGTTGAGCCGGTATCGCAGTGGGCGCAGAAGGCTGTGGAGTCGTGGTGGTAG
- a CDS encoding TlyA family RNA methyltransferase yields MAPGRRRLDAELVRRKIARSREQARTWIIEGRVEVGGFPAKKPATVVEPDVSIKVDVDNTDDWASRGAHKLLGALEHFEKLGFTVKDRTVIDAGASTGGFTDVLLRRGVRRVFAVDVGYGQLLWRLQNDPRVTVMDRVNIRSLTADMLSESANCMVGDLSFISLKLVLPALVAALEDEADLLPMVKPQFEVGKDRVGHGGVVRSAELRREAVVDVALFAQSLGLEVKSMVASPLPGPSGNVEYFLWLRKTANAQEQSVEAVEEMAAQAVQEGPA; encoded by the coding sequence GTGGCACCTGGTCGGCGACGCCTTGACGCAGAACTTGTTCGACGAAAGATCGCTCGTTCACGGGAGCAGGCCCGGACATGGATTATTGAAGGACGCGTTGAGGTCGGAGGGTTTCCTGCAAAAAAGCCAGCTACAGTTGTCGAACCCGATGTTTCCATCAAGGTCGATGTTGATAACACCGATGACTGGGCTTCCCGTGGCGCGCACAAACTTCTGGGGGCACTAGAGCACTTCGAAAAGCTTGGGTTTACGGTCAAGGATAGGACGGTGATTGACGCGGGAGCGTCAACGGGGGGATTCACTGACGTTTTGCTACGAAGAGGTGTCCGCCGGGTCTTTGCGGTAGATGTCGGTTACGGGCAATTACTTTGGCGGCTGCAAAACGATCCGCGTGTGACGGTGATGGACCGTGTGAATATACGGTCGTTGACTGCCGACATGCTGAGCGAGTCGGCCAATTGCATGGTGGGTGATTTATCGTTTATCTCTTTGAAGCTTGTGCTTCCTGCGCTGGTAGCAGCGCTTGAGGACGAGGCGGACCTCCTGCCGATGGTGAAACCACAGTTTGAGGTTGGTAAAGACCGCGTTGGTCACGGGGGTGTCGTTCGTTCGGCAGAGCTGCGTCGAGAAGCAGTGGTAGATGTCGCATTGTTCGCACAGTCGCTGGGGCTTGAGGTGAAATCAATGGTTGCATCTCCGTTGCCAGGTCCGAGTGGTAACGTAGAATACTTTCTGTGGCTGCGTAAGACAGCAAATGCGCAGGAACAATCTGTCGAGGCCGTCGAAGAGATGGCAGCACAGGCGGTGCAGGAAGGGCCAGCGTAG
- a CDS encoding NAD kinase yields MSVDDRRRILLVPHFYRPDNIEAAANSARMLQQAGIEVQLLSAGESSPAEEDPVLQKLEHVSPGAEAGRGCELVFVLGGDGTFLRAANFAHLQDIPVLGVNLGHVGFLAESEAESLEDVLSSVIARSYRVEDRMTLDVRVLDATGEVLGESWALNECSIENSDRTRVLDAFLEIDYRPVSSFGCDGVLVSTPTGSTAYAFSAGGPVMWPELDAILVVPNNAHALFAKPMVVSPLSTVAVESFSTTSSAVVVMDGVRRIMMPPGARVEVTRGRRPVRWVRLDERPFTDRLVEKFQLPVSGWRGPDKER; encoded by the coding sequence ATGTCTGTAGATGATCGGCGACGCATTTTGTTGGTGCCCCATTTTTACAGGCCCGACAATATTGAGGCTGCAGCGAATTCTGCCCGGATGCTGCAGCAGGCTGGCATTGAGGTGCAGTTGCTTTCTGCGGGGGAATCAAGTCCCGCTGAAGAGGATCCAGTATTGCAGAAGCTCGAGCACGTAAGCCCAGGGGCCGAGGCTGGCCGAGGCTGCGAGCTTGTATTTGTGCTTGGAGGCGATGGAACGTTTTTACGCGCAGCAAACTTTGCGCACCTTCAGGACATTCCAGTGCTCGGGGTGAATCTCGGCCATGTGGGATTCTTGGCAGAGTCCGAAGCGGAAAGCCTGGAAGATGTGCTGTCCTCGGTGATAGCGCGCTCATATCGGGTTGAAGACCGCATGACACTTGACGTGCGGGTTTTGGATGCGACGGGTGAAGTGCTTGGCGAAAGTTGGGCGCTGAATGAATGCAGCATTGAGAACTCGGATCGTACAAGAGTGCTTGATGCGTTTCTAGAGATTGATTACAGGCCGGTGTCTTCGTTCGGTTGTGATGGTGTGCTGGTATCTACGCCTACTGGATCAACCGCGTATGCTTTTTCGGCTGGTGGTCCGGTGATGTGGCCTGAGCTCGATGCCATCTTGGTGGTTCCGAATAATGCGCATGCCCTCTTCGCGAAGCCAATGGTTGTTTCACCATTGTCGACGGTAGCGGTTGAGTCCTTTTCGACGACCAGCTCCGCTGTTGTCGTGATGGATGGGGTTCGTAGGATTATGATGCCGCCAGGTGCACGGGTCGAAGTGACGCGTGGTCGCCGCCCGGTGCGCTGGGTTCGGCTTGATGAGCGTCCGTTTACCGACCGCCTGGTGGAGAAGTTTCAGCTTCCGGTATCTGGGTGGCGTGGCCCAGACAAAGAGAGGTAG
- the recN gene encoding DNA repair protein RecN, with protein sequence MLSEIAIRNLGVIPHASAELSEGLTVLTGETGAGKTMVVTGLRLLTGGRADASRVRTGAPEAVVEGAFAVTGIHEDSREAIAKIAADAGAVLDENGEYVVVRSVKSTGRSKAHFGGRAVPAATLSEVSSHLLTIHGQNDQLRLMSPEQQLHALDRFDPAASKVLRAYQEAWKRWRVAKRDLEERTKRRRELAMEQDRLLFAVNEIDEVAPEPGEDAELVSAIQRLQDVDGLRSAVQEAMVAIDGAEAVGEYDEASAASDLVGQAASALGASTDTQLQELGRRLEEAATVLSDVSSELGTYLFSLDADPHALENMLQRQQSLKVLTRKYASDIDGVLRWRDEAQQRLASIDTSDEALAELQLRVDDAATEMKQHAEELTGIRRDAARRFSEAVTQELHGLAMPKAVLSVRVEGADYGRDGADAVEICLSPNAASEPKPLATSASGGELSRVMLAIEVILAGSTHGATFVFDEVDAGVGGQAAVEIGRRLARLAVNNQVIVVTHLPQVAAYADRHLHVAKNVGDETVTSGVLVLDDAERVEELARMMAGMANSETGKAHAAELLEQAQRETKEFRR encoded by the coding sequence GTGCTGTCGGAAATTGCTATCAGGAACCTTGGTGTGATCCCTCACGCTAGCGCGGAGCTCTCGGAAGGTTTGACAGTCCTTACGGGTGAAACTGGCGCCGGTAAGACGATGGTGGTCACGGGTTTGCGGCTGTTGACTGGTGGTCGTGCTGATGCTTCTCGTGTTCGGACGGGAGCGCCGGAAGCGGTGGTGGAGGGCGCGTTCGCGGTAACAGGAATCCACGAGGACAGTCGCGAGGCTATTGCGAAGATCGCGGCGGACGCTGGCGCGGTCCTCGATGAAAACGGTGAGTACGTCGTAGTCCGTTCCGTAAAATCGACAGGCAGGTCGAAGGCACACTTTGGTGGCCGGGCGGTACCGGCTGCGACACTCAGCGAAGTCTCCTCGCACCTGCTTACGATTCATGGCCAGAACGATCAGCTACGTTTGATGTCGCCAGAACAGCAACTACATGCGTTGGACCGCTTCGATCCTGCTGCTTCAAAGGTTCTCCGTGCGTATCAGGAAGCGTGGAAGCGCTGGCGCGTTGCGAAGAGAGATTTAGAGGAGCGGACAAAGCGGCGTCGAGAATTAGCGATGGAACAGGACCGTCTCCTGTTTGCTGTCAACGAGATCGACGAGGTCGCACCCGAGCCAGGTGAAGACGCTGAGCTCGTCTCTGCGATTCAGCGCCTGCAAGATGTTGATGGATTGCGCTCCGCGGTTCAAGAGGCGATGGTTGCAATCGATGGCGCTGAGGCGGTTGGTGAGTATGACGAGGCGTCCGCCGCTTCAGATTTGGTAGGGCAGGCTGCGAGTGCACTTGGTGCATCCACTGATACGCAGCTGCAGGAGCTGGGGCGTCGACTAGAAGAAGCCGCCACTGTGCTTTCGGATGTTTCTTCGGAACTTGGAACGTATTTGTTTTCGTTGGATGCGGATCCGCATGCGCTCGAGAACATGCTTCAGAGGCAACAGTCGTTAAAAGTGCTGACCCGAAAGTACGCGTCGGACATTGATGGTGTGCTGCGTTGGAGGGACGAGGCGCAGCAACGGTTGGCGTCAATTGATACGTCGGATGAGGCCCTCGCGGAGCTTCAACTGCGGGTTGATGACGCTGCGACCGAGATGAAGCAGCACGCTGAGGAGTTGACGGGCATTCGTCGCGATGCTGCACGACGGTTCTCTGAGGCGGTGACACAGGAGTTGCATGGGCTGGCGATGCCTAAGGCTGTGCTGAGCGTCCGCGTTGAGGGGGCAGACTACGGCCGTGATGGCGCTGATGCTGTCGAGATTTGTCTGTCGCCTAACGCTGCGTCAGAGCCAAAGCCATTGGCAACCAGCGCGTCAGGAGGTGAGCTTTCACGCGTCATGCTCGCGATTGAAGTGATCCTTGCCGGGTCAACGCACGGTGCGACATTCGTCTTTGATGAGGTTGATGCTGGTGTCGGTGGTCAGGCCGCGGTGGAGATAGGGCGTCGCCTTGCACGGCTCGCAGTAAACAATCAGGTAATTGTGGTGACGCACCTGCCACAGGTTGCGGCTTACGCGGACAGACACTTACACGTTGCGAAGAACGTTGGCGATGAAACCGTGACATCAGGAGTGCTTGTGCTTGACGATGCCGAGCGCGTGGAGGAACTAGCTCGCATGATGGCTGGGATGGCGAACTCGGAAACAGGAAAGGCGCACGCGGCGGAGCTACTGGAGCAGGCACAGCGCGAAACAAAAGAGTTTCGTCGATAG
- the steA gene encoding putative cytokinetic ring protein SteA produces MTETSATSESTSAPLQGPLRDCTPQGKGRGRLRSGDIAFVDAPDISRREAEMLINAAPAAVVNIARFSTGAVPNYGPHLLLDAGIPLFEAAGAEMRASIRDGKKTSVTASGEIKVGRKEVGSASPVVRADVDATFIEAQRHLVDHMEAYFGNTIEFIHSESPLLIDGVGAPELGDVIADRKVIIASPCPDLRERIESLRNFIREFTPVLIGVGKATNTLAEMGYAPDFIVGDPGDVAEENLRSDARVILPADPDGYAPGLERIQDLGVGAMTFPAATESATDLAVLLSVFHDAEMIVMVEQPVNLDRIFTESDESSPAALLTRLKAGQKLVDSTVIADLYNLTTGRGVAWAWAILGLLVAAATIVLIVGLGGSGPFSTNLADTWNTIVTQLQSLWS; encoded by the coding sequence ATGACTGAAACTTCTGCAACTTCTGAATCGACTAGCGCGCCGTTGCAGGGACCGCTGCGTGATTGCACGCCGCAAGGCAAGGGGCGCGGCCGTCTTCGTTCTGGGGATATTGCCTTCGTTGATGCTCCAGATATCAGCCGTAGGGAAGCTGAGATGTTGATCAACGCGGCACCGGCGGCGGTTGTCAATATTGCACGATTTAGCACTGGGGCTGTGCCTAATTACGGCCCGCACTTGCTTCTCGACGCCGGCATTCCACTGTTTGAAGCTGCCGGTGCGGAGATGCGGGCGTCGATACGCGATGGCAAGAAGACATCCGTAACGGCTTCGGGTGAGATCAAGGTTGGGCGCAAGGAAGTCGGTTCTGCTTCACCAGTGGTGCGCGCTGATGTTGACGCGACGTTTATTGAAGCACAGCGTCACCTCGTAGATCACATGGAGGCGTACTTCGGAAACACGATCGAATTTATTCACTCCGAATCGCCGCTGCTTATCGATGGTGTTGGCGCGCCTGAGTTAGGTGACGTGATTGCGGACCGAAAAGTTATTATCGCGAGCCCGTGCCCAGATCTCCGAGAACGTATCGAATCGTTGCGCAATTTCATCCGTGAGTTCACACCTGTGCTGATTGGCGTAGGCAAGGCGACGAATACCTTGGCGGAGATGGGGTACGCGCCCGACTTTATCGTGGGCGACCCGGGCGACGTGGCTGAAGAAAATTTGCGAAGCGACGCGCGGGTGATTTTGCCAGCGGACCCCGACGGCTACGCGCCTGGTCTGGAGCGCATCCAGGATCTTGGAGTAGGCGCGATGACGTTTCCCGCCGCGACCGAATCTGCAACAGACCTGGCGGTGTTACTGAGCGTGTTCCACGATGCAGAAATGATCGTGATGGTTGAGCAGCCCGTGAACCTGGACCGTATCTTTACCGAATCAGACGAAAGCTCGCCGGCAGCACTGCTCACTCGTTTGAAAGCGGGTCAAAAACTGGTGGATTCCACAGTGATAGCTGATTTGTACAATCTGACGACTGGTCGGGGAGTCGCCTGGGCATGGGCAATTTTGGGATTGCTTGTTGCTGCGGCGACGATTGTACTCATCGTCGGGCTTGGCGGGAGTGGGCCGTTTAGCACGAACCTGGCGGATACGTGGAACACGATAGTTACACAGCTGCAGAGTCTGTGGAGCTAA
- a CDS encoding copper transporter → MSSGSSSAGYVAAGLGWGIALGVAAGMLVIAPAMGTLDFSTSSQLGESQQSADASQGTKFEFSDAVIAQHSAELVANTLDGKSVMVLRTHDASAEDVDAVTWLLRTAGASEAGQITLGEKFTQQESADALSTIIANTLPAGAQLSVDRRAPGTHAGQSLGSVLLKDPATGEPVAPESDRNFVIEALHGGGFIDDTDVSAPADAIVVIGAGDTGGERSFGTQLLTDMTAELNDLAAAVYAAPDEDGGFVDTEAGRVSAVLSLAEELAVE, encoded by the coding sequence ATGTCTTCAGGAAGTAGTTCGGCAGGTTATGTTGCAGCAGGTCTGGGCTGGGGCATTGCACTTGGTGTCGCAGCAGGAATGCTGGTGATTGCGCCAGCAATGGGCACGCTTGATTTTTCAACGTCGTCGCAGTTAGGCGAGTCGCAACAGTCGGCTGACGCCTCGCAGGGGACAAAATTTGAGTTTTCCGATGCAGTGATAGCTCAGCATTCGGCCGAGCTTGTTGCGAACACGCTGGATGGTAAGTCAGTGATGGTGCTTCGCACGCACGATGCGTCAGCAGAAGATGTCGATGCTGTAACGTGGCTGCTTCGCACCGCAGGGGCATCAGAAGCGGGCCAGATTACGTTGGGCGAGAAGTTTACCCAGCAGGAGTCGGCTGATGCATTGAGTACGATCATCGCGAACACCCTGCCGGCAGGAGCGCAGCTTTCCGTTGATCGACGCGCGCCTGGCACACATGCTGGTCAGTCGCTGGGGAGCGTTCTGCTCAAGGATCCAGCGACTGGTGAACCGGTGGCTCCGGAATCTGATCGTAATTTCGTTATAGAGGCGCTGCATGGAGGCGGTTTTATAGACGACACAGATGTTTCAGCGCCTGCTGATGCGATTGTTGTGATCGGCGCCGGTGATACCGGCGGGGAGCGTTCTTTCGGGACACAACTGTTGACAGACATGACCGCGGAGCTCAATGACTTAGCTGCGGCAGTGTATGCGGCGCCAGATGAAGACGGTGGGTTTGTTGATACGGAAGCAGGCAGGGTGTCGGCGGTGCTTTCGCTTGCGGAAGAATTGGCGGTCGAATGA
- a CDS encoding NUDIX domain-containing protein gives MMHEFEVQQSELLLDAPIIAVRKDIVSMPGGASAAREIVEHFGAVAVVAVDSKRRIAMVRQYRHSVRRRLWELPAGLLDVSEEDALVCAQRELAEEAGLAAEKWALLLDLVTSPGFAEEAVRVYLASDLREAPRGEAEFEEADMVLEWVPIEEAQSMVFRGDIVNSIAIAGVMAAARVLEGEVEPRDVTEPFDLRPRSLAERRTAQGVTPDMKRI, from the coding sequence ATGATGCACGAGTTTGAAGTTCAACAGTCGGAGCTGCTGCTGGATGCACCGATTATCGCGGTGCGCAAAGATATTGTTTCGATGCCGGGGGGCGCTTCCGCGGCACGCGAGATCGTAGAGCACTTCGGTGCGGTTGCAGTGGTGGCCGTCGATTCCAAACGAAGGATTGCGATGGTCCGCCAGTACCGGCACAGCGTTCGGCGCCGGTTGTGGGAACTTCCTGCTGGACTTCTCGACGTCAGCGAGGAAGACGCGCTTGTGTGCGCTCAGCGTGAGTTGGCCGAGGAAGCTGGTTTGGCTGCTGAGAAGTGGGCATTGTTGCTGGATCTGGTGACGTCCCCGGGTTTCGCAGAAGAAGCGGTGCGTGTGTACCTGGCTTCGGATCTCCGTGAGGCCCCTCGTGGTGAAGCCGAGTTCGAAGAAGCCGATATGGTGCTGGAATGGGTGCCAATTGAAGAGGCACAATCGATGGTGTTTCGCGGTGACATCGTGAACTCGATTGCGATTGCCGGAGTGATGGCAGCGGCGCGAGTGCTAGAAGGCGAGGTAGAGCCGCGTGATGTAACCGAGCCCTTTGACCTGCGGCCAAGATCGCTAGCAGAGCGACGCACAGCGCAAGGCGTCACGCCCGATATGAAGAGGATCTAG
- the xerD gene encoding site-specific tyrosine recombinase XerD translates to MDVNELVRRWLEHLAVERGLSANTLSNYRRDLRRYASWLHANGKANLSEVTAADIEAYLADLRRGVDGAAPLAASSAARALVVARGLHKFGVLEGVLAGDESAQVAPPSPGKKLPDTLSIEEVGKMLDSCPTEEPIGLRDKALLELLYATGARVSEVLALYVDDFMALEGEQHAVLTLTGKGNKQRIVPVGSMAKEAVEKYLVRGRPALAKGRSHSLFLNARGGSLSRQSAWTVIKRAAERAGITKHVSPHTLRHSFATHMLDGGADVRVVQELLGHASVTTTQIYTHVTAESLREVWHATHPRA, encoded by the coding sequence TTGGACGTCAATGAGCTTGTTAGGCGTTGGCTCGAGCACCTTGCAGTTGAACGAGGTCTTTCAGCAAACACATTGAGCAACTATCGTCGGGACCTTAGACGGTATGCCTCGTGGCTGCATGCCAACGGCAAAGCTAACTTGTCTGAGGTGACCGCTGCAGACATCGAGGCGTACCTGGCGGACCTACGGCGTGGAGTTGATGGGGCTGCGCCGTTGGCGGCATCTTCGGCTGCGCGCGCACTTGTGGTTGCCCGCGGACTACACAAGTTTGGGGTGCTTGAGGGCGTACTTGCAGGTGATGAATCAGCCCAAGTAGCTCCACCTTCGCCTGGTAAGAAGCTGCCCGATACGCTAAGTATCGAAGAGGTCGGCAAGATGCTGGACTCGTGCCCCACGGAGGAGCCGATTGGGTTACGAGACAAAGCGTTACTGGAGTTGCTCTACGCCACGGGGGCGCGTGTGTCGGAAGTACTGGCGCTCTACGTCGATGACTTCATGGCACTCGAAGGCGAACAGCACGCGGTGCTGACATTGACAGGCAAAGGCAATAAGCAGCGCATCGTGCCGGTGGGGTCGATGGCGAAGGAGGCCGTCGAAAAATATCTGGTGCGCGGACGCCCAGCGCTGGCCAAAGGGCGCTCTCATTCGCTGTTCCTGAACGCACGTGGCGGCAGCTTGTCTCGGCAAAGTGCTTGGACGGTCATCAAACGGGCCGCTGAGCGAGCCGGGATCACCAAGCATGTTTCTCCTCACACGTTGCGGCATTCTTTTGCAACACACATGCTCGACGGCGGCGCCGATGTACGAGTAGTGCAAGAACTGCTTGGGCACGCATCTGTGACGACTACCCAAATTTACACACACGTTACTGCGGAAAGCCTTCGGGAAGTCTGGCACGCTACGCACCCTCGTGCATAG
- a CDS encoding ParA family protein produces MAGNALFDAAEEKKFLTGRPFREFPQPEPLEHHGPATILSMVNQKGGVGKTTSTINLGACLAEQGRKVLLVDLDPQGALSAGLGVSHDEEQVTVYDLLFDNTASIHAAIRHSNMPGLDLVPANIDLSAAEIQLVNEVGREHTLARALRPVRNEYDIIIIDCGPSLGLLTVNALACSAGVMIPMECEYFSLRGLALLTDTVEKVRDRINFDLDIVGILVTMFDRRTTHAREVMDRVVEVFGERVFDTVITRTVRFPETSVAGEPIITWAPHSQGAEQYRQLALELLERIDK; encoded by the coding sequence ATGGCAGGCAACGCATTGTTTGACGCTGCTGAAGAAAAGAAGTTTCTCACGGGACGTCCATTCCGCGAGTTCCCTCAGCCTGAACCGCTCGAGCACCACGGCCCGGCGACCATCCTATCGATGGTGAATCAGAAGGGTGGCGTCGGCAAAACGACGTCGACAATCAACCTGGGTGCATGTCTCGCAGAGCAAGGGCGCAAGGTGCTGCTTGTTGACCTCGACCCGCAGGGAGCGCTCTCTGCCGGTCTTGGAGTGTCCCATGATGAAGAGCAAGTCACCGTGTATGACTTGCTTTTTGACAACACTGCGTCGATCCACGCGGCCATTCGGCACTCGAATATGCCGGGGCTGGACCTTGTCCCCGCGAACATTGACCTTTCTGCTGCGGAGATTCAACTGGTCAATGAAGTCGGCCGTGAACACACATTGGCCCGTGCGCTCCGCCCTGTGCGCAACGAGTACGACATCATCATCATCGACTGTGGCCCTTCGCTCGGCCTGTTGACCGTCAATGCGCTGGCGTGCTCGGCGGGCGTGATGATTCCGATGGAGTGCGAGTACTTTTCGCTCCGTGGTCTTGCGCTGTTGACTGACACAGTGGAAAAGGTGCGAGACCGCATCAATTTCGACCTTGACATCGTAGGCATCCTGGTCACGATGTTCGACCGCCGCACTACACACGCGCGAGAAGTGATGGATCGAGTCGTTGAGGTATTCGGCGAGCGAGTTTTTGACACGGTGATTACCCGAACGGTTCGATTCCCGGAGACCTCGGTTGCCGGTGAACCGATCATTACTTGGGCGCCGCACTCCCAAGGCGCAGAGCAGTACCGGCAGTTGGCGCTTGAGCTGCTCGAGCGCATTGATAAGTAG
- a CDS encoding segregation and condensation protein A: protein MSEDATTGVQPEITGFTLALQNFEGPFDLLLHLIHSKKLDVTEVALAEVTDEFIAYTRALGAAAQLDEVTEFLLVASTLLDLKTARLLPRDGDTEIEDLELLEARDLLFARLLQYRAYQQVADEFVAWQRNAKRRYPRAVSIEDRFAALLPPVQLGHTLDSFAELAAAVFRPRPPEEVRTDHLHAVSVSVPEQAGKLLSALHLLGAEQWVAFEVLTKDCSSSMELVGRFLALLELYKARAVETEQPEALGSLEVSWTGINVDPAVVASSNWE from the coding sequence GTGTCTGAGGACGCCACCACGGGAGTCCAGCCCGAGATCACCGGTTTTACGTTGGCCCTCCAGAACTTTGAGGGGCCGTTTGATCTGCTCCTGCACCTCATCCACTCCAAGAAGCTGGACGTGACCGAAGTTGCACTAGCCGAGGTGACCGACGAGTTTATTGCATACACACGTGCGCTAGGTGCAGCAGCGCAACTTGACGAAGTCACTGAATTTCTTCTTGTGGCTTCCACTCTGCTGGATCTGAAGACTGCACGATTGCTCCCGCGCGACGGAGATACAGAGATTGAAGATCTTGAGCTCCTGGAGGCCCGGGACCTGCTCTTTGCGCGTCTCCTCCAGTACCGTGCGTATCAGCAGGTCGCTGACGAGTTCGTGGCCTGGCAACGCAACGCGAAGCGGAGATACCCGCGTGCGGTCTCAATCGAAGACCGATTCGCTGCGTTGCTTCCACCTGTGCAGCTGGGGCACACGCTTGATTCCTTTGCGGAGTTGGCCGCTGCTGTGTTTCGGCCCCGCCCACCGGAGGAAGTGCGGACGGACCACTTGCACGCGGTCAGCGTTTCGGTGCCCGAGCAGGCCGGGAAGTTACTGAGCGCGCTGCATCTCCTTGGTGCGGAGCAGTGGGTCGCATTTGAGGTGCTCACGAAGGACTGTAGTTCCTCCATGGAACTCGTGGGGCGCTTCTTGGCGTTGTTGGAGTTGTACAAGGCTCGCGCGGTGGAGACCGAGCAGCCAGAAGCCCTCGGTAGCCTGGAGGTTTCCTGGACAGGAATCAACGTCGATCCTGCTGTGGTTGCGTCAAGCAACTGGGAATAG
- the scpB gene encoding SMC-Scp complex subunit ScpB encodes MNAPQMVSQLRARIESILLVADNPVTVDALASALGAELGDVEKQLEDWSEECELRGSGIDVRRTAEGWRLYTRPEYADAVEAFLLDGAQTKLSRAAMETLAVVAYRQPVTRTQVSGVRGVNVDGVMKTLTLRGLIAEVDPDESTGAHRYVTTELFLELLGIDSLERLPNLAPLLPEIDDIEEAW; translated from the coding sequence ATGAATGCTCCCCAAATGGTTTCGCAGCTTCGCGCACGTATCGAATCGATTTTGCTGGTCGCGGACAATCCAGTCACGGTAGATGCATTAGCGTCGGCACTGGGGGCGGAGCTGGGAGACGTCGAGAAGCAGCTCGAGGACTGGTCCGAGGAATGCGAACTGCGCGGCAGCGGGATCGACGTTCGGCGGACAGCTGAGGGGTGGCGACTGTACACGCGACCAGAATACGCAGACGCCGTGGAGGCATTTCTGCTTGATGGTGCACAGACGAAGCTGAGCCGCGCGGCAATGGAGACACTTGCGGTGGTTGCATATCGCCAGCCGGTGACACGCACGCAGGTTTCCGGAGTACGCGGCGTCAACGTTGATGGTGTGATGAAAACGCTGACGCTGCGAGGGCTCATTGCCGAGGTTGATCCAGACGAGTCGACCGGCGCGCACCGCTACGTCACTACCGAGCTCTTTCTTGAGTTGCTGGGCATAGATTCACTTGAGCGACTGCCGAACCTGGCGCCATTGTTGCCTGAGATCGACGATATCGAGGAAGCATGGTAA